A single Lolium perenne isolate Kyuss_39 chromosome 6, Kyuss_2.0, whole genome shotgun sequence DNA region contains:
- the LOC139832481 gene encoding F-box protein At5g50450-like yields the protein MSIDDLPDGVIAAILEKVAASARLPADFLSATMTSKRFTETGRSRSVLKKVSARCFDFSAKKWSDGPKTFLQTCAEAGNLDASYILGMITFYCVKLRADGVAKISLAATGGHKDAIYAMAVIMFNGSGAGEESRDIHGATHLCAHAASLGHVIALRELGFCIHDGYGIERDTQEGRRLVALARAREMAEALDDHGSLLGQPTIANKFMVEWFRARDETQIESGNGDDVLHMCSNRLCGRQETRIREFRQCSLCAMVQYCSRACQARHWSQHAAT from the exons ATGAGCATCGACGACCTCCCCGACGGAGTGATTGCAGCTATACTTGAAAAAGTTGCAGCTTCAGCTCGTTTGCCCGCCGACTTCCTATCCGCAACAATGAC GTCCAAGAGGTTCACAGAGACTGGAAGGAGCCGTTCTGTCCTCAAAAAAGTCAGTGCGCGTTGCTTCGACTTCAGCGCGAAAAAATGGTCGGATGGGCCAAAAACATTCTTGCAAACATGCGCTGAAGCAGGCAACCTTGATGCTTCATATATCCTAGGGATG ATCACATTCTACTGTGTCAAGTTGCGTGCGGATGGCGTTGCAAAGATATCATTAGCCGCAACCGGAGGGCACAAAGATGCGATCTACGCTATGGCAGTCATCATGTTCAACGGAAGCGGTGCAGGCGAGGAAAGCAGAGACATACATGGGGCCACCCATCTGTGTGCACATGCGGCATCCCTAGGACATGTGATCGCCCTAAGAGAGCTGGGGTTCTGCATACATGATGGATACGGTATCGAACGAGACACACAAGAGGGTCGCAGACTCGTAGCCCTTGCTAGGGCCCGTGAGATGGCCGAAGCCCTCGACGATCATGGTTCTCTCTTGGGCCAACCTACCATAGCAAACAAGTTTATGGTAGAGTGGTTCAGAGCTAGAGATGAAACACAGATCGAGTCGGGCAACGGGGACGACGTGTTACACATGTGCTCGAACCGCCTTTGCGGTCGGCAAGAGACCAGAATTAGAGAGTTTCGACAGTGCTCCTTGTGCGCCATGGTTCAATATTGCTCTCGAGCATGTCAGGCGCGGCACTGGAGTCAACACGCAGCAACCTAA
- the LOC139832482 gene encoding uncharacterized protein: MTQILRLLMEDRQRARAESEANIAAIRQIAQVAAGNRGNEEGDGHGEEAPRSRLRDFQNTNPSVFSKCTAPLDADDWLRTIENNLEVAAVGDNEKVLLTTHFLSGPARAWWENVKAMQAADHVINWEEFTTKFRKAHIPTGLIKMKRDEFFNLKQNNSNVVDHLDKFNTLARYAPQDTDTDEKKRDRFMNGLHEEIQSILVAVPYPDLESLVDAAIMVESKHKAAFETRKRKMQQQQSGPSNPKYRSLPPTRSPNPPQRNTTSAPAYRPNTFNTNRSASQPRSGGGGYNNNPRPNPPARPQGDGCFACGKPGHFSRECPTKMRTPQRANAPRPNQAQARTASGKKPVVKKQANAAHGHLNHASAEEAEEAPDIVMVFCKKSISGPDLDQVPVVCEYPDVFPEELPGMPPDRDIEFIIELIPGTAPIAQRPYRMNPQELIELKKQLDDMLAKGLIRPSASPWGSPVIFVDKSDGTIRLCVDYRRLNDVTIKNKYHLPKIDDLFDQMNGAKVFSKIDLRTGYHQLKVRESDIPKTAFTTRY, translated from the exons ATGACTCAAATCCTGCGCCTCTTGATGGAGGACCGCCAGCGTGCTCGCGCGGAAAGTGAGGCCAACATCGCCGCCATTCGGCAAATTGCTCAAGTTGCCGCGGGAAACCGTGGCAATGAAGAAGGAGATGGACACGGGGAGGAAGCGCCAAGATCACGTCTCAGGGatttccagaacaccaatccgTCCGTGTTTTCCAAATGCACCGCTCCCCTAGACGCGGATGATTGGCTCCGCACCATTGAAAATAACCTGGAAGTCGCTGCCGTGGGAGATAACGAGAAGGTTCTTCTCACCACCCATTTTCTTTCCGGCCCTGCCCGAGCCTGGTGGGAGAATGTCAAAGCAATGCAAGCGGCTGATCATGTCATCAACTGGGAAGAGTTCACTACCAAGTTCCGTAAAGCTCACATCCCTACGGGACTAATCAAGATGAAGCGTGATGAGTTCTTCAACTTGAAGCAGAACAACTCCAATGTGGTGGATCACCTCGACAAGTTCAACACCTTAGCAAGGTACGCCCCTCAGGACACAGACACTGATGAGAAGAAGCGCGACCGTTTTATGAATGGTCTGCATGAAGAAATTCAGAGTATCCTCGTGGCTGTACCCTACCCCGACTTGGAGTCGCTTGTGGATGCTGCCATCATGGTGGAATCCAAGCACAAGGCTGCTTTTGAGACCAGGAAGCGcaagatgcagcagcagcagaGTGGACCTAGCAACCCCAAGTATCGCAGTCTGCCCCCTACCAGATCACCCAATCCGCCCCAGAGAAACACCACCTCAGCTCCTGCATACCGTCCCAACACCTTCAACACCAACCGATCAGCTTCACAGCCTCGTTCCGGTGGAGGAGGTTACAACAACAACCCTCGCCCCAATCCGCCAGCTCGTCCTCAAGGTGATGGATGCTTCGCTTGTGGGAAGCCGGGGCACTTCTCTCGTGAGTGCCCTACCAAGATGAGGACGCCTCAACGCGCCAACGCACCAAGGCCCAATCAAGCTCAAGCTAGGACGGCGTCAGGAAAGAAGCCGGTTGTCAAGAAGCAAGCCAATGCCGCCCATGGACACCTAAACCATGCCAGCGCTGAAGAGGCTGAGGAGGCTCCGGACATCGTGATGG TCTTCTGTAAGAAGAGTATCTCTGGACCCGACTTGGATCAGGTTCCTGTTGTCTGTGAGTATCCTGATGTCTTTCCGGAGGAAttgcccggtatgccccctgaccGGGACATCGAGTTCATCATAGAGCTAATCCCGGGTACtgcacccatagcccagagaccaTACCGTATGAATCCCCAGGAACTGATTGAGTTAAAGAAACAGttggatgatatgttggccaagggTCTAATCCGACCTAGTGCCTCACCATGGGGGTCGCCCGTGATCTTTGTGGACAAAAGTGACGGAACCATTCGCTTATGTGTGGATTACCGAAGGCTCAACGATGTGACCATTAAAAATAAGTATCATCTGCCCAAGATCGATGACTTGTTCGATCAGATGAATGGAGCTaaggttttctccaagatagaccttcGCACTGGGTATCACCAACTCAAAGTCAGAGAATCTgacattcccaagactgccttcacTACCCGTTACTGA